A part of Arachis hypogaea cultivar Tifrunner chromosome 12, arahy.Tifrunner.gnm2.J5K5, whole genome shotgun sequence genomic DNA contains:
- the LOC112727400 gene encoding uncharacterized protein isoform X2: MGKSDEEHHQPLPPGAAAAEDPRPNVAVGGSFSFSLRCLLVLLFSAAVFLSALFFLPPFANFSDQKDPLSHSQYKGHDIVARFFLEKPASLLEENTVQLANDIFEEIGVPSTKVVILSLDSFPGSNTTKVVFAVDPDRKYSEMSSATLSLIRALFKSLVIRQSFLQLTPSLFGKPSFFEVLKFKGGITIIPEQKVFPLQHVQPLFNFTLYFSIYQIQSSFDRLTSQLKSGLHLASDENVYVVLSNSEGSTIAAPTIVQASVLLEYGITPSKERLKQLAQTITGPRSDNLGLNNTQFGRVKQVQLSSILQHSLNGSRGSGSIQSPSSAPGPMPHTHHHHHRHHHHHQLHNDHLSAHLSPASSPTPAPAPAPASASTEGATPPEVGSPAASVPAIGRSYHAQPPSCQPVYKKRSTRKALKHSHVTPAVAHTASLHYPVESPKQRVESPAYISHSIPAESPLPNVAFAHAESPAPKNEPAAAHSDTYSTGPSPSSCYLGTVNWASVMFVLLVLHV, encoded by the exons ATGGGAAAGTCCGACGAAGAGCACCACCAACCTTTGCCTCCCGGCGCCGCCGCCGCGGAAGATCCGAGGCCCAATGTGGCTGTCGGCGGTTCCTTTTCTTTTAGTCTCAGATGCCTTCTCGTCTTGCTCTTCTCCGCCGCCGTGTTCCTGTCGGCTCTATTCTTCTTGCCACCGTTCGCTAACTTCTCAGATCAGAAGGATCCACTTTCCCATTCACAGTATAAAG GGCATGATATTGTTGCAAGATTTTTCCTTGAGAAGCCAGCTTCTTTGTTAGAAGAAAACACCGTGCAGCTTGCAAATGACATTTTTGAAGAGATTGGAGTTCCCTCTACCAAA GTGGTCATCTTGTCTCTAGATTCCTTCCCAGGATCAAACACAACAAAAGTGGTATTTGCAGTTGATCCTGATCGTAAATATTCTGAAATGTCCTCAGCTACCCTCAGTTTGATTAGGGCATTATTTAAATCTTTGGTTATCCGCCAATCGTTCCTCCAACTTACTCCATCCTTGTTTGGAAAACCCTCCTTTTTTGAGGTGCTAAAATTTAAGGGAGGAATCACTATAATTCCGGAACAGAAGGTGTTTCCTCTGCAGCACGTGCAACCTCTATTCaactttactttatatttctctattTATCAAATACAATCTAGTTTTGATAGGCTGACAAGTCAGCTAAAGTCTGGATTACATTTGGCATCTGATGAG AATGTGTATGTCGTCTTATCAAATTCTGAAGGTTCAACAATAGCTGCTCCTACAATTGTTCAGGCGTCTGTCTTACTTGAATATGGGATTACTCCATCAAAGGAGAGACTAAAGCAACTAGCACAAACCATTACCGGACCCCGTTCAGATAACCTCGGCTTGAATAACACTCAATTTGGCAGGGTTAAGCAGGTCCAACTTTCCTCCATCTTGCAACATTCTCTTAATGGCAGTAGGGGTAGTGGCTCTATCCAGTCGCCCTCTTCTGCTCCTGGTCCTATGCCTCATACACACCACCACCATCATCGCCACCACCATCACCATCAGCTTCATAATGATCACCTCAGTGCTCATCTATCCCCTGCAAGTTCACCTACACCTGCACCTGCACCTGCACCTGCATCTGCATCTACAGAAGGTGCAACTCCACCTGAAGTTGGTTCTCCTGCTGCAAGTGTGCCTGCAATAGGTAGAAGCTATCATGCTCAGCCTCCTAGTTGTCAACCTGTGTATAAGAAGAGGTCTACTCGGAAAGCTTTGAAACATAGTCATGTAACTCCTGCAGTTGCTCATACTGCTTCTCTGCACTATCCTGTTGAATCACCAAAACAACGGGTTGAATCCCCAGCATACATCTCTCATTCAATTCCTGCTGAGAGTCCTTTACCAAATGTAGCTTTTGCACATGCTGAGTCACCTGCACCTAAGAATGAACCAGCTGCAGCTCATTCCGACACATATTCAACTGGGCCATCACCATCTTCAT GCTATCTTGGGACTGTTAATTGGGCATCCGTAATGTTTGTACTACTTGTATTACATGTATAA
- the LOC112727400 gene encoding uncharacterized protein isoform X1: MGKSDEEHHQPLPPGAAAAEDPRPNVAVGGSFSFSLRCLLVLLFSAAVFLSALFFLPPFANFSDQKDPLSHSQYKGHDIVARFFLEKPASLLEENTVQLANDIFEEIGVPSTKVVILSLDSFPGSNTTKVVFAVDPDRKYSEMSSATLSLIRALFKSLVIRQSFLQLTPSLFGKPSFFEVLKFKGGITIIPEQKVFPLQHVQPLFNFTLYFSIYQIQSSFDRLTSQLKSGLHLASDENVYVVLSNSEGSTIAAPTIVQASVLLEYGITPSKERLKQLAQTITGPRSDNLGLNNTQFGRVKQVQLSSILQHSLNGSRGSGSIQSPSSAPGPMPHTHHHHHRHHHHHQLHNDHLSAHLSPASSPTPAPAPAPASASTEGATPPEVGSPAASVPAIGRSYHAQPPSCQPVYKKRSTRKALKHSHVTPAVAHTASLHYPVESPKQRVESPAYISHSIPAESPLPNVAFAHAESPAPKNEPAAAHSDTYSTGPSPSSSSAGYLGTVNWASVMFVLLVLHV, encoded by the exons ATGGGAAAGTCCGACGAAGAGCACCACCAACCTTTGCCTCCCGGCGCCGCCGCCGCGGAAGATCCGAGGCCCAATGTGGCTGTCGGCGGTTCCTTTTCTTTTAGTCTCAGATGCCTTCTCGTCTTGCTCTTCTCCGCCGCCGTGTTCCTGTCGGCTCTATTCTTCTTGCCACCGTTCGCTAACTTCTCAGATCAGAAGGATCCACTTTCCCATTCACAGTATAAAG GGCATGATATTGTTGCAAGATTTTTCCTTGAGAAGCCAGCTTCTTTGTTAGAAGAAAACACCGTGCAGCTTGCAAATGACATTTTTGAAGAGATTGGAGTTCCCTCTACCAAA GTGGTCATCTTGTCTCTAGATTCCTTCCCAGGATCAAACACAACAAAAGTGGTATTTGCAGTTGATCCTGATCGTAAATATTCTGAAATGTCCTCAGCTACCCTCAGTTTGATTAGGGCATTATTTAAATCTTTGGTTATCCGCCAATCGTTCCTCCAACTTACTCCATCCTTGTTTGGAAAACCCTCCTTTTTTGAGGTGCTAAAATTTAAGGGAGGAATCACTATAATTCCGGAACAGAAGGTGTTTCCTCTGCAGCACGTGCAACCTCTATTCaactttactttatatttctctattTATCAAATACAATCTAGTTTTGATAGGCTGACAAGTCAGCTAAAGTCTGGATTACATTTGGCATCTGATGAG AATGTGTATGTCGTCTTATCAAATTCTGAAGGTTCAACAATAGCTGCTCCTACAATTGTTCAGGCGTCTGTCTTACTTGAATATGGGATTACTCCATCAAAGGAGAGACTAAAGCAACTAGCACAAACCATTACCGGACCCCGTTCAGATAACCTCGGCTTGAATAACACTCAATTTGGCAGGGTTAAGCAGGTCCAACTTTCCTCCATCTTGCAACATTCTCTTAATGGCAGTAGGGGTAGTGGCTCTATCCAGTCGCCCTCTTCTGCTCCTGGTCCTATGCCTCATACACACCACCACCATCATCGCCACCACCATCACCATCAGCTTCATAATGATCACCTCAGTGCTCATCTATCCCCTGCAAGTTCACCTACACCTGCACCTGCACCTGCACCTGCATCTGCATCTACAGAAGGTGCAACTCCACCTGAAGTTGGTTCTCCTGCTGCAAGTGTGCCTGCAATAGGTAGAAGCTATCATGCTCAGCCTCCTAGTTGTCAACCTGTGTATAAGAAGAGGTCTACTCGGAAAGCTTTGAAACATAGTCATGTAACTCCTGCAGTTGCTCATACTGCTTCTCTGCACTATCCTGTTGAATCACCAAAACAACGGGTTGAATCCCCAGCATACATCTCTCATTCAATTCCTGCTGAGAGTCCTTTACCAAATGTAGCTTTTGCACATGCTGAGTCACCTGCACCTAAGAATGAACCAGCTGCAGCTCATTCCGACACATATTCAACTGGGCCATCACCATCTTCAT CTTCTGCAGGCTATCTTGGGACTGTTAATTGGGCATCCGTAATGTTTGTACTACTTGTATTACATGTATAA